The stretch of DNA GTCAGCGGATCCCGGGTCGAGACGCCGTAGAGCTGGGATTCCAGGAGCCGCGTCAGGGCCAGCGCTCCAGCCAGCCCCACCGCGAGGCCGATCCCCGCGAGGATCGCGCCCTGGGCCAGCACCCACCGGAGGACATCCTCCGGGCGGGCCCCGAGGGCCATCCGGATGCCCAGTTCGCGCGTGCGCTGCGCGACGAGCAGCGAGATGACGCCATAGAGCCCCTGGGTCGAGAGGATCAGCGCGAGCCCGGCGAAACCGCCCAGGAGGTACAGCACGAGCTTCCGCGCGCCGAGTGACTGCGCGATGACCTGCTCCATCGTCGCCGCCCGGAAGACCGGCAGACCGGAGTCCACGCGACGCACCGCCTCGCGCACCGCGGGGAGCAAGGTCTCCGGAGGAACGGAGGTGCGGACCACGAGCACCAGGCTGTCGTCTCCCCAGGGGCGGCCATAGGGGACATGGAGCTCCGGCAGGGGGGCCTGGTCCAGCCCGGCCTGCCGGACGTCGCCCACGACGCCGACGATGGTGTGGACGCCGATGCCGAGCCGGAGCTGGCGTCCCACCGCGTCGCCCTCCGGGAAGTGCCTGCGCGCCAGGGCTTCATTGACGATGACCACGCCCGGTTGACCGGGCCCTGTGTCCTGGAGCGTGAAGTCGCGGCCTTGCTTCAGCGGGATACCCAGCGTCCCGAAGAAGCCCGGGCTCGTGGAGCGACGCTCGGCCCGGGGTTCGTGGCCGGGCTCGGGTGCGTCCGCGCCCTCGACCGTGTAGCGCGCGTTGCTCCACGCGCGTTGGATGGGCAGCAGCGAGGTCATCCCCGCGGCGGTGACGCCCGGAAGCGCGCGGACCTCCTGGATGATGGGGTCCAGCAGGGTGCTCGGCAGCCGCGTGTCCAGGCCGTCCTCGGTGAAGAACCGGGAGTCGGGAATGCCCAGATGCAGGGTCAGGAGCCGCTCGGTCTCGACGCCCGGCGAGGTGCCCAGGAGCAGGAAGAAGCCACGCCCCAGCAGGCCCGCGCCGACCAGCAGGACGAGGCAGAGCGCCAGCTCCCCGATGACCAGGACGGAGCGCAACCCCCGGGAGCCCGACGCGCCCGCGCCAGCGGACAGCCCGGCCCGAAGCTCCCAGCGGGTGGCCTGGAGGGCCGGGACCAGACCGAACGCGAGCCCGCAGGCCAGGGTGACGGCGAACAGGAAGAGGAAGACCGGGACATCGAGCGCCACGGCCTCGCGATTCGGCATCGTCTCGGGCGCGAGGAGCATGAGCCCGTCGAGGCCCCAGCGCGCGACGAGGAGCCCGAGCGCTCCGCCCATGCCCGCCAGGAGCAGGCTTTCGATGAGCAATTGCTGGAGGATTCGCGCGCGGCCGGCGCCGAGGGCGGCTCGGACGGCCAGCTCGTGGCGCCGGGCTCCGGCCCTGGCCAGCAACAGGTTCGCGATGTTGGCGCACGCGATGAGGAGCACGAGCGCCACGGCCCCGAGCAGCAGCCGCAACGGCCCGACCCAGAGTCGCGTCCGCGCCTCGGCCAGGGAGTCGACCCGGACGGTCCGGTCCTTGTTCGCCGCCGGGCCTTCGGCCGCGAGCCGGGTGGCGAGTTCCTTCATGTCCCGGTCCGCGGCGGCCACGGAGACGCCCTGGGCCAGACGCCCACGAACCGACAACACGGTGGAGTTCCGCCGGTCCCGAGCATCCGGTGGCGCCACGAGGGGCAGCCAGATGTCCATCCGGGGGTCGAAGGACCCGGGAATGACGCCGACGACGGTATGCGGGACGTCATCCAGCAGCACGCGTTGGCCCAGGACGGCCGGATTGGCCCCGAAACGGCGACGCCAGAGGGCTTCACCCAGCACGACGACGGACTCGTGGCCGGGCTGGTCATCGCCAGGGGCGAAGGTCCGGCCCAGGGTCGGCGGGACGCCGTGGACCGCGAAGTAGTCCGAGGTGGCCCGGGTGGCCTCGAGGCGCTCCGAATCCTCGGGGGTCCGGAGGATGGCGCCGCCCGTGGTGAACGCGGCCAGGTGCTCGAAGGCCGAGGCGTGATCGCGCCATGCCCAGAACGTGGGCCAGGACACCGGGCCGCCGCTGAGCTGGGGCCGCAGCTCGCTCACGGTGACGATGCGCTCGGGCTCCGAATACGGCAGCGGCCGGAGCAGCACGCCATGGACGACGCTGAAGACCACGGCGTTCGCGCCGATCCCCAGCGCCAGACAGAGCACCGCGGCGAGGACGAAGCCCGGGGAACGCTTGAAGGTGCGGAGCGCGAAACGCGCGTCCGCGAGCACGGAATCGACGAAGCCCATGACAATGGTTTCCAGGAAGCGGGGAGCGAGCGGGAGGACCGGCATTCTGGCGACGAAACCCGGCTCCCGGAACCCAGAATGACGAGGCCCGGGGAGCCGGCGTCAGGCACGCCGGACAGCAACACCGGGCCCACGAAAACCGGCCGGGGAGAGCCCCGAGAACGACCTGGGAACGGCGCCCAGGAGCCCCCTGGATTCCCATGGGCTTAGTTTACATAACGCATGTTATCGGACTCAACGACACTCTAGGGCCAGGGGGACGAAGGCGCATCCCCGCCACCGGTTCCGGTCGCCAACGGGCCTGCTGGGCGCCGTCCTCGGACCCATCCGACCCACGGCACGTTCGCGCCCTTGTCCGGCCTCGTTCGGACCGCGAAAGATGCCGTCATGACCACCCGGACTCACGGACCGCTCAAAGCGCTCCTCGTGCTTGGCTGGAACCAGGCGCTCTGGACCAAGGAGATCGAACTTCCCTTCGCGCCATTCCCCGGGCTGGGCATCCGCGTCGCCTTCGTCGAAGGCGACTACCCGTAGTCGCACGGAGTCATCGTCCATGGCGTACCTGTTCCTGCTCCTGGCGATCGCCAGCGAGATCGTCGGCACCAGCCTTCTCAAGAAGACGGACGGATTCCCCCGCCTCTGGCCCTCGGTCCTGTGCCTGAGCGCCTACGGGCTGGCGTTCGTGCTGCTGTCCCAGGCCGTGAAGAAAGTCCCCGTCGGCGTCGCCTATGCCCTCTGGTCCGGGCTCGGAACCGCGGCCATCGTCGTCATCGGCGTCACGTTCCTGGGCGAATCCATCAACGCGACCAAGGTCCTGGGCGTGGGCCTCATCATCGCGGGCGTCATCGTCCTCAATCTGGGCGGCGCCCACTGACGAAACCCGCGCCTCGTGGACTCGGCCTCTCGCCATCCGGCCGGCCCAACGGACCCTGGCCGCCGCCGACAAGTCCGTGCTTCACCCGCACCGAGCCAGCACGTACCGTAAGCCGCCCATGCGCCTCCTTCGAACCGGACTTGCCGCGAGCCTCTGCTGCGGCGCGCTCTTCCTGCTGGGCTGCCCGGACAAGCCCTCGGAAACCCAGGACGCGGGCGTCGCCGCGGTCCCCGAGGAACAACCCAAGGCCCCGCCGCCCACCACCTTCACGCTGAGCTATCAGGCGCCGGATGCCGGGTTCGCCCAGGTCTCCCTGGAGCCCGGCGACAAGCCCCTCATCGAGCAGACCTCGTCGCTCGAGCTCCGGACGGACCACGGCCTGCGCAACTACCGGGTCCGGTTGTTCGACGAGGCCGAGCGCGCCATGGTGTCCGACGATTCCGCCGAGGAGTCCGACTCCGGGCTCGTCTACCGCATCCACCTGCCGCAGCCGCTCAAGACGGGCTTCTCGTACACCCTGGTCGTCGACGCGCAGACGGGCACGTCGTTCACGGACTCGCTCGGGCGCGACGTCGAGGAGCTGCGCACCACGTTCCAGGTCGCTGGCGACAAGGAGAAACCCGCTCCGCCGCCCGCGCCCGCCAAGAAGAAGAAGCGTCGGTAGGCCGCCCGTGACGTCCGGGCGGCTCCCACGCGGCTTGGTTACTTCGACAGGACGGTCGCCGACTCGATGGTGATGGTGTTCACCGGCACGTCCCGCATGCCGCTGCGCATCCCGGTCGCCGTCGCCTCGATCTTCTTCACCACGTCCAGGCCCGAGGTGACCTTGCCGAAGACGGTGTAGCCGTGGCCGTCCGGGCGCGGATAGTCCAGGCCGCTGTTGTCCACCGTGTTGATGAAGAACTGCGCGGTGGCCGAGTTCGGGTCCGACG from Myxococcus stipitatus encodes:
- a CDS encoding DMT family transporter, coding for MAYLFLLLAIASEIVGTSLLKKTDGFPRLWPSVLCLSAYGLAFVLLSQAVKKVPVGVAYALWSGLGTAAIVVIGVTFLGESINATKVLGVGLIIAGVIVLNLGGAH
- a CDS encoding ABC transporter permease, producing the protein MGFVDSVLADARFALRTFKRSPGFVLAAVLCLALGIGANAVVFSVVHGVLLRPLPYSEPERIVTVSELRPQLSGGPVSWPTFWAWRDHASAFEHLAAFTTGGAILRTPEDSERLEATRATSDYFAVHGVPPTLGRTFAPGDDQPGHESVVVLGEALWRRRFGANPAVLGQRVLLDDVPHTVVGVIPGSFDPRMDIWLPLVAPPDARDRRNSTVLSVRGRLAQGVSVAAADRDMKELATRLAAEGPAANKDRTVRVDSLAEARTRLWVGPLRLLLGAVALVLLIACANIANLLLARAGARRHELAVRAALGAGRARILQQLLIESLLLAGMGGALGLLVARWGLDGLMLLAPETMPNREAVALDVPVFLFLFAVTLACGLAFGLVPALQATRWELRAGLSAGAGASGSRGLRSVLVIGELALCLVLLVGAGLLGRGFFLLLGTSPGVETERLLTLHLGIPDSRFFTEDGLDTRLPSTLLDPIIQEVRALPGVTAAGMTSLLPIQRAWSNARYTVEGADAPEPGHEPRAERRSTSPGFFGTLGIPLKQGRDFTLQDTGPGQPGVVIVNEALARRHFPEGDAVGRQLRLGIGVHTIVGVVGDVRQAGLDQAPLPELHVPYGRPWGDDSLVLVVRTSVPPETLLPAVREAVRRVDSGLPVFRAATMEQVIAQSLGARKLVLYLLGGFAGLALILSTQGLYGVISLLVAQRTRELGIRMALGARPEDVLRWVLAQGAILAGIGLAVGLAGALALTRLLESQLYGVSTRDPLTLGGVTLLFSATALLACWFPARRATRVDPIQAMRN